The Corallococcus caeni genome includes a region encoding these proteins:
- a CDS encoding phytoene desaturase family protein, which produces MADTWYDAVVVGAGFGGLGTALELCRRGARVALCEGLNYPGGCASTFRRGGYAFESGATLFSGFGEHQLFARWIREHALDVTVDWLDPLVELRAPGMRLPVHRDRERLIAEICALPGAPVQGVRRFFALQAQVAGALWPLFDDPDLLPPLSLKTLLRHAGRVGSYAPLMRWLGRPLGAVLAQHGLEGFTPLRTYLDALCQITVQCSAAEAETPFAFAAMDYYWRGTGHVRGGIGRLATALTKAITDRGGDVLLANRVRAVTPVDGGWKVTARRGELLARHVVANVLPHGLRTLLDARMGQVPKLDALAKRVDGGWGAAMLYLVVRPPEGDSGGAHHFDMVRDEQAPFIEGNHLFASVSGAADEGRARPGQRTVTVSTHVPLKKVAGMTPEEQAPYFTGLHARMRENLDALLPEWTANVVHVMTGSPRTFQRFTLRESGAVGGVPRRAGLDNYRILGPFQAQRGLWLVGDSVFPGQSTLATAVGGVRTAASIAAVR; this is translated from the coding sequence ATGGCGGACACCTGGTACGACGCGGTGGTGGTGGGTGCGGGCTTCGGTGGCCTGGGCACCGCCTTGGAGTTGTGTCGCCGGGGCGCCCGGGTGGCGCTGTGCGAAGGGCTCAACTACCCGGGTGGCTGCGCGAGCACCTTCCGGCGCGGCGGCTACGCCTTCGAGTCCGGCGCCACGCTCTTCTCCGGCTTCGGCGAGCACCAGCTCTTCGCCCGGTGGATCCGCGAGCACGCGCTGGACGTGACGGTGGACTGGTTGGATCCCCTGGTGGAGCTGCGAGCCCCGGGGATGCGGCTGCCGGTGCACCGCGACCGCGAACGACTCATCGCTGAGATCTGCGCGCTGCCCGGGGCGCCCGTGCAGGGCGTGCGGCGCTTCTTCGCGTTGCAAGCCCAGGTGGCCGGTGCGCTGTGGCCGCTGTTCGATGACCCGGACCTGCTGCCACCCTTGAGCCTGAAGACCCTGCTGCGCCACGCGGGGCGCGTGGGGTCCTACGCGCCGCTGATGCGGTGGCTGGGCCGGCCCCTGGGCGCGGTGCTCGCTCAGCACGGGCTGGAGGGCTTCACGCCGCTGCGCACGTACCTGGATGCGCTCTGTCAGATCACCGTGCAGTGCTCTGCCGCGGAGGCGGAGACGCCGTTCGCGTTCGCGGCGATGGACTACTACTGGCGCGGCACGGGCCATGTCCGGGGCGGCATCGGTCGGCTGGCGACGGCGCTGACGAAGGCCATCACGGACCGGGGCGGCGACGTGCTCCTGGCGAACCGGGTGCGCGCGGTGACGCCCGTGGACGGAGGCTGGAAGGTGACGGCGCGCAGGGGAGAGCTGCTCGCCCGGCACGTGGTGGCCAACGTGTTGCCTCACGGGCTGCGAACGCTGCTGGATGCGCGGATGGGCCAGGTCCCCAAGCTGGATGCGCTGGCGAAGCGCGTGGACGGCGGCTGGGGCGCGGCGATGCTGTACCTGGTGGTGCGGCCACCCGAAGGTGACTCCGGCGGCGCGCACCACTTCGACATGGTGCGCGATGAGCAGGCGCCCTTCATCGAGGGAAACCACCTCTTCGCCTCCGTGAGCGGAGCGGCGGACGAAGGGCGCGCGCGGCCGGGCCAGCGCACCGTGACGGTGTCCACGCACGTGCCGCTGAAGAAGGTCGCGGGCATGACGCCTGAGGAACAGGCGCCCTACTTCACCGGGCTCCACGCGCGGATGCGCGAGAACCTGGACGCGCTGCTCCCCGAGTGGACGGCCAACGTCGTGCACGTCATGACGGGGTCCCCCCGCACATTCCAGCGCTTCACGCTGCGGGAGTCGGGCGCGGTGGGCGGCGTGCCCCGGCGCGCAGGCTTGGACAACTACCGCATCCTGGGACCTTTCCAGGCCCAGCGCGGGCTGTGGCTCGTGGGGGACTCCGTGTTCCCGGGCCAGAGCACGCTCGCCACCGCGGTGGGCGGCGTGCGCACCGCCGCGAGCATCGCCGCGGTGCGCTGA